Genomic DNA from Streptomyces venezuelae:
CGTCGACCGTGGAGCGGTGCGGGCAGAACGTGGACGACTCGATGCCGATGCCGCCGATGCCGATGCGCAGGCGGCGGGGGTGTGCGGGGGTGGTCATGCGGGTGCGCTCTCTTCCTGCGGGGCGGGGGTGGGGCCGGGCGCGGTCGGGAGGTGCTTGCTCAGCGCCGTGAGGCCCGCGCCGAGCAGGCCCGCGTCGACACCCGTCACCGTGGTGGTGATCTCCAGGTCGGCCGTGGCGAGGGGCAGGCAGCGTTCGTAGAGGACGCCGCGTACGGCCGCGACCAGGGGTTCCGCGGTGGCGAGTACGCCGCCGAGTGCCACGGCCTGCGGGTTGAAGAAGTTGACGACGACGGACAGGACCGTGCCGATGTGCCGTCCGGCGGTGCGGACGAGGGTGGTGGCCTGGGGGTCGCCGTCCGCGACGAGCCGCAGCAGGTCGCCGGTGTCGGACACCTCGACACCCTGCCGGGCGAGTTCGCGGATGAGGGCGGCGCCGCTGGCGACGGTCTCCAGGCAGCCGATGTTGCCGCAGCTGCACGGGCGGTCGCCGGCGGCGTCGACGCGGACGTGGCTGATGTCGCCCGCGCTGCCGTTGGCGCCGTCGTGCGGGCGGCCCGCGGAGATGACGCCGCTGCCGATGCCGCGGCCCGCCTTGACGACGACGAGGTGCTCCAGTTCCGGCCGGGCCGCGCGGTGCTCGCCGACGGCCATCATCGTGGCGTCGTTGTCGACGGTGACGGGGATGCCGAGGCGCTCCGCGAGTACCTCGCGCAGGGGGTAGCGGTGCCAGCCGGGCATGCGGGACGGGCTGAGGACGCGTCCGGTGCCGGGTTGTACGGGCCCGGGGAAGGCGACGCCGAACGCGCGTACCGTGCGGCCCTCGGTGCGCTGCCGGGCGACGAGCGCGTCGGCCTGTTCGCAGAGCCAGTCGACGGCGGTGTCGGGGCCCGCGGTGATGTCGTGCGGCAGGTCGACGGCGTCGCTGACCGTGCCGCCGAGGTCGACCGCGCCGAGCCGCGCGTGGTGGCTGCCGAGGTCCGCGGCGAGGGCGACGCCGCCCTGCGCGGCCACCCGCAGGAGCCGGGGCCTGCGGCCGCCGCGTGACGCGCCCTCGCCGGACTCGGTGAGCAGGCCCGCGTCGACGAGCTCCTGCACGCGCAGGGAGACCGTGGAGGGGGCGAGTCCCATTTCGCGTACGAGATCGGCGCGGGACGTGGCCGCCCCCGACGAGACCAGGTGCAGGATGTGCTGCCCCGAGCCCGGCTCGCCGAGTGGTGTTCCGGTCATACGGCCGCCCCCAGTTGCATACCCATTGCTTCGACGCGTTTGTTCGACAACGGGACGAACACTAGGGCGAGTCGAAGCAAGTTGGCCAGACGTTCCCGCCTTTTCACTTCTTGCCGAATGAACCTATTGACTTGTTTTTCGGGGTCGGCCTAGCGTTCGGGCGCCGCCCCGTCGTACTCCGGCACGGGCCGGCCCCGTCCCCCCTGGAGGCCCATCGCCATGCGCTCACTCAGGTCCGCGGCGGCCACGCTGCTCGTCCTGGCGGCCGCCCTCACGGGCTGCACCCGCGAGGGCGGCCATATCGACATGGGCCCCACCGGCGGCATCCCGGTCGAGGGCGGTACCGCGACGATGGCGCTGCCGCCGTCGGCGACGCCCAACTGGATCTTCCCGATCGGTGCGCCGGGCTACGGCGCCTCGTACAACTACGGGATCAATTCGCTGCTGTTCACGCCGGTGTACGACGCGGTGCAGGACGAGGCGGAGGGCGAGCTGACGACACACGGCCCCGGCACGCTGGGCCTGGCGCCGAAGTACAGCGACGGCAACAAGACCGTGACCGTGCCGCTGCGCGAAGGCGTCGAGTGGTCCGACGGCAAGCCGGTCACCGCACGCGACCTGGAGTTCTGGTTCAACCTGGTCAGGGCCAACAAGGCGGACTGGGGCAGCTATTCGGTCGGCACGATGCCCGACAACGTCAAGCGGTTCGAGACGCTCGACGACCACACCGTACGGCTGCACCTGACCCGCGCCTACAACCCCGACTGGTTCTCCGCCAACCAGCTGGTCCTGCTGCGTGCGCTCCCCCGGCACGCCTGGGACGCGAAGACCGACGGCGGCAGGATCGGCGACTGGGACCGCACCCGCGAGGGCGCCAAGGCCGTCTTCGCGCGCCTGACGAAACACGCGAAGAGTCTCGGCTCGTACGGTTCGGACCCGCTCTGGAAGACGGTCAACGGGCCCTGGAGGCTGGCGGAATGGCGTGACAGCGGGCAGGTCACGATCGTGCCGAACGAGAGGTTCACCGGCCCGGCGTCGGAGCGCCCGCGCCTGGACAAGGTGGTGTTCAAACCGTTCACGACGGCGGACTCCGAGTACAACGTGCTGCGTTCGGGTGGCGTCGACTACGGCTACATCCCGCCCTCGGTGATGGCGCAGAAGGAGAAGTTCGAGGACAAGGGGTACCGGGTCGATCCGTGGGAGGGCTGGGCGGCGACGTACATCGTCTACAACTTCAACTCCACGCGCGGCGGCCCGATGATGGGCCAGCTGTACATCCGGCAGGCCATGCAGCACCTCGTCGACCAGAAGGCGATGAGCGACGTCGTCTGGCAGGGCAGCGCGACGCCGACGCTCGGCCCGGTGCCGGTCACGCCGAAGAGCCAGTACCTGTCCGAGAAGATGGAGAAGAACCGGTACCCGTTCTCCGTAGACAAGGCCAAGGCGCTGCTGAAGCGGCACGGCTGGCGCACGGAGGACGGCACGGCGCGCTGCGTACGCCCGGGGACGGGCCCCGACGAGTGCGGCAAGGGCATCGCGAAGAACACGCCCCTCGAACTCACCCTGCTCTCCCAGTCCGGGTCCACCGAGACGACGAACATGATGCAGGAGCTCAAGTCGTCGCTCTCCAAGGGCGGCATCGAACTGACCGTGCGACAGCAGCCGCTGAACTCGGTGCTCGGCAACTCCGTCCCGTGCACGGCGAAGGACCCGGGCTGCGACTGGGACATGTCGTTCTTCGGGACGGCCGGCAGCTGGTACTACCCGCTCAACCCCAGCGGCGAGCAGCTCTTCTCCACGGGCGCGTCCGCCAACTTCGGCAACTACAGCGACAAGAAGGCGGACCGCATCATCCGGGCCGTGCAGTACTCCCCCGACATGCAGGCCGTGCACGAGTACGGGGAGTACCTCGCCGAGCAGCTGCCCGTGATGTGGATGCCGAACCCCGCGTACCAGGTGTCGGTGATCCGCAACGACCTGCGCGGCGTCTCGCAGAACCCGACCGTCACCTTCGCGCCCCAGCACTGGTACTACGTCAAGAAGAAGGGGGCCGAGAAGTGACCGGCTTCACCGGCTTTCTGGTCAAGCGTCTGCTCCAGGCGATCGTCGTCCTCTTCCTCGTGTCCGTCATCGTCTTCGTGCTCCTGCACATGCTGCCGGGCGGCCCCGCCCGCGCCATCCTCGGCCCGAAGGGCACACCGCAGCAGATCGAGCACTTCAACCACCAGCAGGGGTACGACCGTTCACTGCCGATGCAGTACGCGATGTACGTGAAGCGGCTGCTCATGGGCGACCTCGGCGAGTCGTTCAAACTCAACTCGCCCGTCCTCGACCTGTTGAAGCAGCGCCTGCCGAAGACGCTGCTCCTCACCGTCCTGTCCACCGTCCTCGCGGTCGTCATCGCCGTCCCGCTCGGTCTGCTGCAGGCCGTGCGGCGCGGCAAGGCGTCGGACTACGCGCTGACGGGCCTCGCCTTCCTGCTGTACGCGACGCCGGTGTTCTTCCTCGGCCTCATCATGATCATCCTGTTCGCGCAGGTCATGCCCGTCTTCCCGGCGGAGGCACCGCAGGGCGAGACGATCGGCGCACTCCTCGGCGACTTCACGGGCCTCGTCCTGCCGGTGGTCACCATGGCCTTCGGCATCATCGCGATGTTCAGCCGCTACATGCGCTCGGCGGTGCTCGACAACCTCACCGAGGACTACGTCCGTACGGCGATGGCCAAGGGCCAGTCGGACCGCCGGATCATGGTCAGGCACGTCCTGCGCAACGCGCTGATCCCCCTCGCGACGCTCCTCGGCCTGTATCTGCCGACGCTGTTCAGCGGCGCCCTCGTCGTCGAGTCGATGTTCAACTACCCCGGCATGGGGCTGCTGTTCTGGAACGCGGCGCAGGGCTCCGACTTCCCCGTCCTGCTCGGCGTGACGCTCGTCGTCGGTGTCGCCACCGTCGTCGGCTCACTGCTCACCGACGTCCTGTACGCCGTCCTCGACCCCCGGATACGGAGCCTGGCATGAGTACCACGGTCACCCCTGTCACCGCCCCGGGCCACGAGGACGCCGCGCGGGCCACGCCGTCGCTGGCCCGCCGCACACTGCGGGTCTTCACCGGCAACAAGCTCGCCCTGACGGGCGTGGTGGTGCTGCTCCTGCTGCTCGCGTTCAGCTACCTCGGCCCGCTGGTCCACGACACCGAGCAGGTCCACACCGACCTGTCGCAGGCCAACCGGCCGCCCGGCGGCTCGGGCCACCTCCTCGGCACCACCGACCTCGGCTACGACATGGTCGGCCGCCTGATGGTCGCCGGACAGACGTCCCTGGAGATCGGCCTGGCGGCCGGCCTCCTCGCCACGCTCTTCGGCACCGTCTACGGCGCGGTCAGCGGCTACTTCGGCGGCTGGGTCGACGCGGCGATGATGCGGGTCACGGACGCCGCGCTCGCCATCCCCGCCATGTTCCTGCTCGTCGTGGTGGCCGCCATCATCACGCCGAGCAAGGGCGTCCTCATCATGATCATCGCGGGCGTCGCATGGCTGTCCCCCGCCCGCCTGGTGCGCGGCGAGGCCCTGTCGCTGCGCAACCGCGAGTACGTGCAGGCGATGCGCATGATGGGCGGCGGCGGCACGCGCGCCGTCTTCCGGCACATCGTGCCGAACGCCGTCGGCACGGTCATCGTCAACTGCACGTTCCAGATCGCCGACGCCATCCTCTACGTCAGCTACCTGGCTTTCCTCGGCCTGAGCATTCCACCGCCCTCGGCCGACTGGGGATCGATGCTGTCGGCCGGCATCACCTACACCCAGAACGGCTACTGGTGGCTGATCTTCCCGCCGGGCATCGCGATCGTGCTGGTCGTCGCCGCGTTCAACTTCATCGGCGACGGGCTGCGTGACGCATTCGAAGTACGGCTGCGGAAGTAAGAGGGAGTGCCCCGAAGATGACCGACCCCCAGCGCACCACGGCGACCGATCCCCTCCTCTCCATCGAGGAGCTGCGCGTCGACATCGCCTCGCGCGACCGCACCGTCCACGCCCTCGACGGCGTGTCCCTGTCCCTCGCCCCCGGCGAGGCCCTGGGCATCGTCGGCGAGTCCGGCTGCGGCAAGACGATGACCGCGCTCAGCGTGCTCGGCCTGCTGCCGCCCGGTGGCGAGATCACCGGAGGCCGCGTCCTGTTCGACGGACGGGACCTCGCCGCGGCTCCGGCGCCCGTCCTCCAGGACGTCCGCGGCAACACCATCGGCATGGTCTTCCAGGACCCGCTGACCTCCCTCAACCCGACGATGACCATCGGCGCGCAGGTGGCGGAGCCGCTGCTCCTGCACCGCCCCGGCATCGGCAGGAAGGAGGCGTGGGCGCGCGCCCGGGAGATGCTGCGGCTCGTCGGCATGCCGCAGCCCGCCGAGCGCATGAAGGCCTACCCGCACCAGCTGTCCGGAGGCATGCGACAGCGCGTCGCCATCGCCATGGCGCTGGTGTGCGAGCCGAAACTGCTGATCGCGGACGAGCCGACGACAGCCCTCGACGTGACGACGCAGCACCAGATCCTGGAGCTCGTCGACGACCTGCGCGCCCGGCTCGGCATGGCCATGATCCTGGTCACCCACGACCTGGGCGTCATCGCCAACCGGGTGGACCGGGTCGCGGTGATGTACGCGGGCAAGGTCGCCGAACAGGCCGACGTCCGCAGCCTGTTCGCCCGACCGCGCCACCGCTACACCGAGGCGCTGTTCGCCGCGCTCCCCGAGCGGGCGGCCGGCAGCGGCACGGCGCTGCACACCATCCCCGGGCTCCCGCCGAACCTCGCGACGCGCCCCACGGGCTGCCGCTTCGCGCCGCGCTGCACCTTCGCGACGGACGAGTGCCGTTCGACGGAACCACCGCTCGCAGACGACGAACCGCTGGGCGCACGCCACCGGTTCGCGTGCTTCCACCCCGTGCCGACCGAAGCCGCCACCGAGGACGAGACCGTGGCCCCGGCGACCGTCCCGGCCACCGGTGCCCCCGGTGGCGTACTCCTCGAACTCGACGCGCTCGTCAAGGAGTTCCCTCTCAAGGGCGGCGCGTTCGCGCGCAGCCGGGGAACCGTGAGCGCGGTCGGCGGGGTGTCGCTGACGATCCGCAAGGGCGAGACGTTCGGCATGGTCGGCGAGTCCGGCTGCGGCAAGACGACGCTCGGGCGGATCGTCGCGGGCCTGGAGGAGCCGACCAGTGGCGCGGTGCGCTTCGAGGGCTCCGACCCGGCGCGGATGTCGCGGGCAGAGCGGCGCGCGCACCGGCGCCGCGTCCAGTTGATGTTCCAGGACTCCACCGCCGCGATGGACCCGCGCATGCGGGTCGGCGACATCCTGCGCGAACCGCTCGTCATCCAGGGCGTGGGCAGCCGCGCCGAGCAGGAGAGCCTCGTCGCCGAGCTCCTCGACGCCGTCGGGCTGCCGCGCGGCGCCGTGCGCCGCTACCCCCACGAGTTCTCCGGCGGGCAGCGCCAACGCCTGGGCCTCGCGCGGGCGTTGACGCTCTCGCCCGATCTGGTCGTCGCCGACGAGCCGGTCTCCGCTCTCGACGTGTCCGTGCAGGCGCAGATCCTCAACCTGATGCGGGAGCTGCAGCGCGAACGCGGTCTCACCTATCTGTTCATCTCGCACGACCTCGCGGTCGTACGCCATCTGGCGGACACCGTCGGAGTCATGTACCTGGGCAAGCTCGTGGAGTCGGGCCCGGCCGAGCAGGTGTACGCGCATCCGCTGCACCCCTATACGCGCGGGCTCCTGGACACGGTCAACCTGCCCGACCCGGCGGCCGCCGGGTCGGGCCCGGAGCGCATCCCGCTGGAGGGCGAGACGCCGTCCGCCGCGAAGCCCCCGTCGGGCTGCCGTTTCCGTACCCGCTGCCCCCTCGCGCAGGACGTGTGCGCCACGACGGAACCACCGGTCAGCACGCCGAACGGCACGGGACACCGGGTGGCCTGCCACTTCCCGCTCGCCTCGCCTCGGCTAGCGTCGACGGTGTGAGACTCGTCGAAGCCCTTGCCCAGCGCCCCCTCGTGCTCGACGGCGGCCTCTCCAACCAGTTGGAGGCCGCCGGGCACGACCTGAGCGACGCCCTGTGGTCCGCGCGGCTCCTCGCCGACGAGCCCGCCGCGATCGAGGGCGCCCACCGCGCGTACTACGAGGCGGGCGCCGAGGTCGCGATCACCGCGAGCTACCAGGCGACGTACGAGGGGTTCGCACGGCACGGCATCGGCGCCGGGCGCACCCGCGAACTCCTGACCTCGAGCGTCGACCTGGCCCGGCGCGCCGGATCGGCCGCCGGGCGTGAGGTGTGGGTGGCCGCGTCCGCCGGGCCCTACGGAGCGATGCTCGCCGACGGCTCGGAGTACCGGGGGCGGTACGGGCTCTCCGTGGACGAGCTGGAGCGGTTCCACCGGCCCCGCCTGGAGACCCTCGCCGAGGCCGGACCCGATGTCCTCGCTCTGGAGACCGTGCCCGACACCGATGAGGCGCGGGCCCTGCTGCGGGCGGTGCGCGGCCTCGGGGTGCCCGCCTGGCTGTCGTACAGCATCGCGGGCACACGCACGCGCGCGGGACAGCCCCTGGAGGAGGCCTTCGCGCTCGCCGCCGACGCGGACGACGTGATCGCGGTCGGCGTCAACTGCTGCGACCCGGGGGACGCGGAGGCGGCGGTGGCGCTCGCCGCGCGGGTCACCGGGAAACCCGTGGTCGTCTATCCGAACAGCGGGGAGACGTGGGACGCGGCCGCCCGGTCCTGGCGGGGGCCCACCCGGTTCGCGGCCGGGCAGGTCGCGGGGTGGCGGGCGGCCGGGGCGCGGCTGATCGGCGGCTGCTGCCGGGTGGGGCCCGCTGCGGTCGCGGAGGTGGCCCGGGAGCTGGGGGCCGGGCGCGAAGGGCTAGGACACGGGGGGTGACCTGCGGGAATGTCGCGCCGCAGGGTGACTGTCAGTGGTGGGGTGCAGACTGACGGATACCTGAGACAACGACGTCGCGGAGGTGGCCACGATGGCCGATGTACTTCTGACCGTAGGCACACGCAAGGGCCTCTTCATCGGCCGCAGGCGAGGAGGTGCCTGGGAGTTCGACGACAGCCCGTACTTCAACGCGCAGGCCGTCTATTCGGTGGCCATCGACCCCCGCGGCCCCTCCCCACGCCTGCTCGTCGGCGGTGACAGCGCGCACTGGGGGCCTTCCGTCTTCCACTCCGACGACCTCGGGCGGACGTGGACGGAACCGTCGAAGCCCGCCGTGAAGTTCCCCAAGGAGACCGGGGCCTCGCTGGAGCGGGTGTGGCAGCTGCACCCGGCGGCCGCCGAGCCGGACGTCGTGTACGCGGGCACGGAGCCCGCCGCGCTGTACCGCTCGGAGGACCGCGGCGAGTCCTTCTCCCTCGTACGCCCCCTGTGGGAGCATCCCACCCGCTCCAAGTGGGTGCCGGGCGGCGGCGGGGAGGGCCTGCACACCGTGCTGACCGACGCCCGCGATCCGCGCGCGGTGACCGTCGCCGTGTCCACCGCCGGCGTGTTCCGCACCGAGGACGGCGGCGCCAGCTGGGCCCCTTCGAACGACGGTGTCTCGGCGGTGTTCCTGCCCGATCCGAACCCCGAGTTCGGGCAGTGCGTGCACAAGGTGGCGCGGGACGCGGCCGACCCGGACCGCCTGTACCTGCAGAACCACTGGGGTGTGTACCGCAGCGACGACGCGGGCGCGCACTGGACCGACATCGGCGGCGGGCTGCCGTCCGACTTCGGTTTCTCGGTGGTCGCGCACCCCCACCGCGGTGGCACGGCGTACGTCTTCCCCATCACCGCCGACAGCGACCGCGTCCCCGCCGACCACCGCTGTCGCGTCTACCGCACCACCGACGCGGGCGAGACATGGGAGCCGCTGAGCGCCGGCCTGCCGGACGAGGACCACTACGGCACGGTGCTGCGCGACGCCATGTGCAGCGACGACTGCGACCCGGCGGGCATCTACTTCGGCAATCGCAACGGGGAGGTGTTCGCGTCGGCGGACGACGGCGACACCTGGCGGCAACTCGCCTCGCACCTGCCGGACGTGCTGTGCGTGCGGGCCGCGGCCATCGGTTGATCACCCCGGCCGTTACGGCAGTAGGGTGACGCCGTGGCACCACGACCCTTGCATGAAATCGTCGAGACCGGCTGGGCCGAGGCCCTGGAACCGGTGGCCGGACGGATCGCCTCGATGGGGGACTTCCTGCGCGCGGAGATCGCCGCGGGACGCACCTATCTCCCGTCGGGGGCGAACGTCCTGCGCGCCTTCCAGCAGCCCTTCGACGACGTCCGCGTCCTGATCGTCGGCCAGGACCCCTACCCCACCCCAGGTCACGCGGTGGGCCTGTCGTTCTCGGTCGCGCCCGATGTGCGGCCGCTGCCCGGCAGCCTCATCAACATCTACCGCGAGATGAACAGCGACCTGGGCCTGCCCGCGCCGACCAACGGCGACCTCACGCCCTGGACGCGACAAGGCGTCCTGCTGCTCAACAGGGCGCTCACCACCGCACCGCGCAAGCCCGCCGCGCACCGGGGCAAGGGGTGGGAGGAGGTCACGGAGCAGGCCATACGGGCGCTCGCGGCGCGCGGCAAGCCGCTGGTGTCCATCCTGTGGGGCCGCGACGCGCGCAACCTGCGGCCGCTGCTCGGGCAGTTGCCGTCGGTGGAGTCCGCGCACCCCTCCCCCATGTCGGCGGACCGCGGCTTCTTCGGGTCGCGGCCCTTCAGCCGGGCCAACGACCTGCTGGTCCAGCAGGGGGCGGATCCTGTGGACTGGCGGCTGCCGTGACACCCCAGCAGTCCGGCGGGCACGGGCCGGAGTGCGTGCTCGGCGTCGATTCGGGCGGTTCGGGTCTGCGGGCCGCCCTGCACGTGCCGCGGGACATGCGCCGCCCCGAGCCCGTGCGTTCCGCGGAGCCGGTGCGCACCGGTGCGCGCGGCATCGACGCCGGGCACTTCGTGGCGCAACTGCTGCCCATGGCGCGGGAATTGCTGGAGCAGGCGGGCGGCGGCCGGATCGCGGCCGTCGCCGTCGGTGCCGCGGGCATGGCGACCCTCGGTGACGACCTCCGCGCCGAACTCCCCGCGGCGCTCGGCCGCGCGCTGGGCGTTCGGCGCACGGCACTGGCCGCCGACGCGGTCACCGCCTACGCGGGAGCGCTCGGTGACCGTCCCGGCGCCGTCGTCGCCGCGGGCACCGGAATGATCGCGATCGGCACGGACCTGACCGCTTGGCGCCGCGCCGACGGCTGGGGGCATCTCCTCGGTGACTGCGGCGGCGGCGCGTGGATCGGCCGCGCCGGGCTCGAAGCGGCCATGCGGGCGCACGACGGCAGGCGCGGCGCCTCACGGGCGCTGCTCGAACGTGCCGAAGCGGTGTTCGGGCCCCTGGCCGAGCTCCCGGGGCAGCTCTATCCGCGCACCGACCGGCCCGCCGTCCTCGCATCCTTCGCACCCGTCGTCGCGGAATGCGCGTCGGACGACCCGGTGGCGGAGGGCATCCTGCGGGCCGCGGCCCGGCACATCGCCGAGTCCGCGGCCGCCGTCTGCCCCGTCGCGGACACCTGCGAAGTCGCCTTCACCGGCGGCCTGTTCAACCTGGGCGACCCCCTGCTCGCGCCCCTGCTCGCCGAACTCGCCGAGCAACTGCCGCACGCGCGGCCGGTTCCCGCGGCAGGCGACCCGCTCGACGGCGCACTGCGCATGGCGGCGGACATCGCCCGGGGCGGGTTGCGGCTGCCGCTCGACTCGCGCATGCTCTCGGTCCACGAGGGGGGTGACCTGGAGGATGGAGCATCACGGCGCAGGTGACCATGAAGAAGGCGACAGTTGACCTCTACGTAATTCATCAGACAAAAACGGACTTATACCGCCCACCTGCACCCTCCCCGAACAGGGATGGCCCGCAAGCCAGTAGCATGCGGGCGCATGAGCTCCCCCACTGGGCCCGCATCCGGCCTGCCTGTACGAATGCCGCGCCCCCGTCAGCCGGGCCGGCACCGCCGTCCGGAGCCCGTCGCGGCTCCTGAGGGCGCGCCCGCACTTGTTCTCGCCGTGCCGGGCGTCCCCAGCACCACCATGCGCGGCCTCGCCGAGGAAGTCGTGAGCATCGCCCGCTCCGAGCTGCCCGGCCTCGACGCCAGGATCGGTTACCTCGACGGTGAGGAAGACGCCACCGTCACGTCGTTCCCCGAGTTCCCCTCGCTGCACTCCGTGCTCGCGCACGCGGCCGCCGAGCGCACCGCCCGCGTCGAGCGTGCGCGTGCCGCGGGCGCCGAGGTGGCCGACCCCGAGGGTCCGGTCGCCGTCGTCGTGCCGCTGCTCGCGGGCCCCGACGCCGCGCTGATGCGCCGCCTGAGGCAGGCCGTCATGGACAGCCGTGCCGCCGCCGAGCTGACGGACGTCCTCGGCCCGCACCCGCTGCTCGCCGAGGCCCTCCATGTGCGCCTCTCGGAGGCGGGGCTCGCCCGCGCCGACCGCGCCCGCCTGTTCACCGTGGCCACGGCCGCGGACGGCATCGTGCTGGCCACCGTCGGCGGCGAGGAGGCCGTGCAGGCCGCCGGGATCACCGGCATGCTGCTCGCCGCGCGCCTCGCGGTGCCGGTGATGGCCGCCGCGCTCGACGAGGAGGGCGCCATCGCGGCGACCGCCGAGCAGCTGCGCGGTTCCGGCTCGACGCAGCTGGCCCTCGCGCCGTACCTGATCGGCCCCGAGCTCGACAGCGCCCTGCTGGAGGCAGCCGCGAAGGAGGCGGGCCTCTCCGTCGCCGAGCCGATCGGCCCCTACCCGGCCATCGGCAAGCTGGCGCTCGCCAAGTACACGACGACGCTCGGCATCACGCCGCAACAGCCCTCGGGCGCGCCGGCGCACTGAAGCGATCCGTACGTACGACGACGGGCCCCGCCCCGATGTGGGGGCGGGCCCGTCGTCGTACGGTGGCACGACCCCGCTCAGCCGAAGACCACGCAGGAGGCCGCGGGCGCCGCGACGGAGCCCGTGCGGCCCGGGATGCCCGTCTCCTGGTCGATCGCGAACCAGGTGACGTCCCCGGAGCGCTCATTGGCCGCGTACAGGTGCCGTCCCGCCGGGTCGATTGCCAGGTCGCGCGGCCACTTCCCGCCGCACGGCACGGTCGCCTTCAGGCTCGGCACGTCGCCCGTCTCATCGAGCGCGATGACCGAGATGACGTCCGGGCCGCGCGTGGCGGTCCACAGGAACCGCCCGTCGGGCGCGATCACGACCTCCGAGGGGTATGTGTCGCCCTCCGGGGCCTCCGCCAGGATCGGCAGCTCGCCGAGCGGCTTGAGGGAGCCGTCGGCGGCGTCCCAGGCGCAGACGGTCAGGGTGGGGCTGAGCTCGTTCAGGACGTACGCGCGGTCGCCGCGCGGGTGGAACACGAGGTGCCGCGGTCCGGACCCCGGCCGCAGCGCCACCTCGCGGTGCAGGGTCAGCCCGCCCTCGCCGAACGCGCAGACCCGCACGGAGTCCGTGCCGAGGTCGACACTGACCGCCCAGCGTCCGCTCGGGTCCGCGAGGACCTGGTGCGCGTGCGGACTCTGCTGTCGCTGCGGATGCGGTCCCGAGCCGGTGTGCCGGAGCTCGCTCGACGGCGTGGGGGCGAGGGTGCCGTCGGCCCGTACCCGCACGGCGGTGACGCTGCCCGACCGGTAGTTGGCGGTGAGCACGTGTCCGTCGTACAGGGCGAGGTGGGTCGGCGCGGAACCGACCGGCACGGGCGGCCCCGTGAGTTCGGCCTTGTCCCCCGCGGTGCGGAACGCGGCGACACCGCCGTCCGAGGTCTCGCTGACCGCGTAGAGCGTCTCCCCGTCGGGTGAGAGCGCGAGGTACGAGGGGTCGGCGACCGTGTCCGTGGCGCCGAGCACGGTCAGCGCACCGCTGTCCGGCGCGACGGCCGCGGTGAGGACACCCGGTCCCCCGGCCGCGGTGAAGGATCCGATGTACGCCCGCCCCGCCTGTCTGCCGACGACCACGACTTGTCCCCTCTCGACCCGGGCGCACCGTCCGTCACGCCTCTCGTGCGCCAGACGCTAGCAGTCGGTCTAGACCATCGGGCGGTCCAGGGGACGTCATTCCACCGCCGCCACCCCCACGCCCACCGCGATGAACAGCCCGCCGGTCGCCCGTTCCCAGCGTCGGCGCCAGGCCGGGCGGTCCAGGACCGTGCGCAGGCGGACGGCGACGCGGACGAGGGACAGCCAGTAGACGATGCCGATGACGACGTCGACCGCGCCGAGCAGGAAGATCTGTTGTGTCAGGGAGCCGCCCCGGTCCACGAACTGCGGCAGGACGCTGAGGAAGAACAGGGCGGCCTTCGGGTTGAGGACGTTGCTGAGGAAGCCCTGCGTGAAGCTGTTGCGGCGCCCTCCGACGGGGGTCGTCAGTTCCGGGGCCGGGATGTCGGCCTTCCGTGCGTCCCGCAGGGCTCGCACGCCCAGATAGATGAGGTACGCCGCACCGGCCAGCTTGATGACGGTGAAGGCCACCGCGGATCTCGTGGCGATCACCGAAAGCCCCAGCGCCGCCGCACACATGTGCACGCACAGGCCTGTCTGGGCGCCCAGCGCCGCCGCGCGCC
This window encodes:
- a CDS encoding ROK family transcriptional regulator, with protein sequence MTGTPLGEPGSGQHILHLVSSGAATSRADLVREMGLAPSTVSLRVQELVDAGLLTESGEGASRGGRRPRLLRVAAQGGVALAADLGSHHARLGAVDLGGTVSDAVDLPHDITAGPDTAVDWLCEQADALVARQRTEGRTVRAFGVAFPGPVQPGTGRVLSPSRMPGWHRYPLREVLAERLGIPVTVDNDATMMAVGEHRAARPELEHLVVVKAGRGIGSGVISAGRPHDGANGSAGDISHVRVDAAGDRPCSCGNIGCLETVASGAALIRELARQGVEVSDTGDLLRLVADGDPQATTLVRTAGRHIGTVLSVVVNFFNPQAVALGGVLATAEPLVAAVRGVLYERCLPLATADLEITTTVTGVDAGLLGAGLTALSKHLPTAPGPTPAPQEESAPA
- a CDS encoding peptide ABC transporter substrate-binding protein, which encodes MRSLRSAAATLLVLAAALTGCTREGGHIDMGPTGGIPVEGGTATMALPPSATPNWIFPIGAPGYGASYNYGINSLLFTPVYDAVQDEAEGELTTHGPGTLGLAPKYSDGNKTVTVPLREGVEWSDGKPVTARDLEFWFNLVRANKADWGSYSVGTMPDNVKRFETLDDHTVRLHLTRAYNPDWFSANQLVLLRALPRHAWDAKTDGGRIGDWDRTREGAKAVFARLTKHAKSLGSYGSDPLWKTVNGPWRLAEWRDSGQVTIVPNERFTGPASERPRLDKVVFKPFTTADSEYNVLRSGGVDYGYIPPSVMAQKEKFEDKGYRVDPWEGWAATYIVYNFNSTRGGPMMGQLYIRQAMQHLVDQKAMSDVVWQGSATPTLGPVPVTPKSQYLSEKMEKNRYPFSVDKAKALLKRHGWRTEDGTARCVRPGTGPDECGKGIAKNTPLELTLLSQSGSTETTNMMQELKSSLSKGGIELTVRQQPLNSVLGNSVPCTAKDPGCDWDMSFFGTAGSWYYPLNPSGEQLFSTGASANFGNYSDKKADRIIRAVQYSPDMQAVHEYGEYLAEQLPVMWMPNPAYQVSVIRNDLRGVSQNPTVTFAPQHWYYVKKKGAEK
- a CDS encoding ABC transporter permease, producing the protein MTGFTGFLVKRLLQAIVVLFLVSVIVFVLLHMLPGGPARAILGPKGTPQQIEHFNHQQGYDRSLPMQYAMYVKRLLMGDLGESFKLNSPVLDLLKQRLPKTLLLTVLSTVLAVVIAVPLGLLQAVRRGKASDYALTGLAFLLYATPVFFLGLIMIILFAQVMPVFPAEAPQGETIGALLGDFTGLVLPVVTMAFGIIAMFSRYMRSAVLDNLTEDYVRTAMAKGQSDRRIMVRHVLRNALIPLATLLGLYLPTLFSGALVVESMFNYPGMGLLFWNAAQGSDFPVLLGVTLVVGVATVVGSLLTDVLYAVLDPRIRSLA
- a CDS encoding ABC transporter permease; amino-acid sequence: MSTTVTPVTAPGHEDAARATPSLARRTLRVFTGNKLALTGVVVLLLLLAFSYLGPLVHDTEQVHTDLSQANRPPGGSGHLLGTTDLGYDMVGRLMVAGQTSLEIGLAAGLLATLFGTVYGAVSGYFGGWVDAAMMRVTDAALAIPAMFLLVVVAAIITPSKGVLIMIIAGVAWLSPARLVRGEALSLRNREYVQAMRMMGGGGTRAVFRHIVPNAVGTVIVNCTFQIADAILYVSYLAFLGLSIPPPSADWGSMLSAGITYTQNGYWWLIFPPGIAIVLVVAAFNFIGDGLRDAFEVRLRK